One Halomicrobium salinisoli genomic region harbors:
- a CDS encoding metallophosphoesterase yields MSKTTVDDLSANHNLPAPMEVTVSDVTWNPESSRRAEVLLTDSTGNSITLVDYSGANNSAEWAVGYRYRISNCKVLGGSSGENLYLAPSKKTRIEALGPESSDTQLLIIGDTHIGREEHPGTGQSIDPINALAKAVKYGIDRGVDAVVHVGDIFHDSAIEKHGAVTQLEVFNPLIEAGIPFYFIRGNHASEAGEKLLDVMTDQLARHLDTNGIAVDSDTRIFGIDHVHGTEFSPHQYQFPQTVPESTNVLVLHQRLKQLSGANRRNVDLNQLQRQFSRQFDAVVCGHQHDGDRTMWNGIPVLYTGASEFMSINEGSNDRIAWLLSVEDHRVNLSRYDIP; encoded by the coding sequence GTGTCGAAGACTACTGTCGACGATCTATCGGCGAATCATAACCTTCCGGCTCCGATGGAGGTCACTGTATCGGACGTCACCTGGAATCCTGAGAGTTCCCGCCGTGCAGAAGTCCTCCTCACGGATAGCACCGGTAATTCGATTACACTGGTCGATTACAGCGGAGCGAATAACTCTGCTGAATGGGCAGTCGGCTATCGGTATCGGATCTCGAATTGTAAGGTTCTGGGTGGAAGTAGCGGCGAGAACCTCTATCTGGCTCCAAGTAAGAAAACACGGATTGAGGCACTTGGTCCCGAAAGCTCAGACACGCAACTCCTCATCATCGGAGATACACATATCGGACGGGAAGAGCATCCGGGAACCGGACAATCAATCGATCCAATCAACGCTCTCGCTAAGGCCGTCAAGTATGGTATCGATCGCGGCGTCGATGCAGTCGTTCATGTCGGGGACATCTTCCATGACTCTGCGATAGAGAAACACGGTGCTGTTACGCAGCTTGAGGTATTCAATCCACTAATTGAAGCAGGTATACCATTCTATTTCATTCGGGGAAACCACGCCAGCGAAGCCGGCGAGAAGTTACTTGACGTAATGACCGATCAGCTTGCACGCCACCTTGATACTAATGGCATTGCGGTCGATTCAGACACTCGGATTTTCGGCATCGACCATGTTCACGGAACGGAGTTTTCCCCACATCAATATCAGTTCCCCCAGACAGTGCCGGAGTCAACCAATGTCCTCGTCTTACATCAGAGGCTAAAGCAACTATCTGGAGCCAATAGGCGGAATGTAGATCTCAATCAATTACAGCGGCAGTTCAGTAGGCAGTTCGACGCAGTTGTCTGTGGGCACCAACACGATGGTGACAGGACGATGTGGAACGGTATCCCGGTTCTGTACACGGGTGCGTCCGAGTTTATGAGTATCAACGAGGGATCGAATGATCGAATTGCTTGGTTACTATCTGTAGAGGATCATAGAGTGAACCTCAGTCGCTACGACATTCCGTAA
- a CDS encoding BREX system ATP-binding domain-containing protein encodes MSDSFTISDEQRDYSTFGLSGNPFPYSPVPDDEPLVYCGQEDVTDRISETVSSVLSTGKSKHLVVTGKYGNGKSHTLKYTRSLVRDREDVLVGYVAQPGDGFLDIYHEFVYDIGFDRMQELSYEFLAEVARTETDRNPMGASSMKSLIDDGEVLLSDLVPTAVQRLSDVTKFADFARAIVHLIYEDTNLYAWQWLTAEGLRYEQRKEMEIHSAIDDDTSAVRAFTALKNMLLELGYTGVFMFVDEFERIAQLSPKDEQATLNSIRHLMDQNGNGLCILFGCAPEVWQDVMSEYHAFSERIGQEVALQPLTEEKVHTLVEGYLNLVRENGSEGIEPFTEEGLQVVLQRSQGNIRQILSICSRVLDDAVDDHHSGQIGEELVIGTLEEM; translated from the coding sequence ATGAGCGACAGCTTCACCATCAGCGACGAACAGCGTGACTACTCAACCTTCGGCCTGTCCGGGAACCCCTTCCCCTACAGTCCGGTGCCCGACGACGAACCGCTCGTGTACTGTGGCCAGGAAGACGTCACCGACCGCATCAGCGAGACAGTGTCGTCGGTACTCAGTACGGGCAAGTCGAAACACCTCGTCGTCACGGGGAAGTATGGCAACGGGAAGTCGCACACGCTCAAGTACACCCGATCACTCGTCCGCGACCGTGAGGACGTCCTCGTCGGCTACGTCGCCCAGCCCGGCGACGGGTTCCTCGACATCTACCACGAGTTCGTCTACGACATCGGGTTCGACCGAATGCAGGAGTTGAGCTACGAGTTCCTCGCCGAGGTCGCCCGAACCGAGACGGACCGGAACCCGATGGGTGCCAGTTCGATGAAGTCGCTCATCGACGACGGCGAAGTTCTCCTGTCGGACCTCGTACCGACCGCCGTCCAGCGGCTGAGCGACGTGACGAAGTTCGCCGACTTCGCACGGGCGATCGTCCATCTCATCTACGAGGACACGAACCTCTACGCCTGGCAGTGGCTGACTGCCGAGGGCCTGCGCTACGAGCAGCGCAAGGAGATGGAGATCCACAGTGCGATCGACGACGACACCAGTGCTGTTCGGGCCTTCACGGCGCTGAAGAACATGCTCCTAGAGCTCGGATACACCGGCGTGTTCATGTTCGTCGACGAGTTCGAGCGGATCGCTCAACTCTCCCCGAAAGACGAGCAGGCGACGCTCAACAGCATCCGCCACCTGATGGACCAGAACGGCAACGGGCTGTGCATCCTCTTCGGGTGTGCCCCCGAGGTGTGGCAAGACGTCATGAGCGAGTATCACGCGTTCTCCGAACGCATCGGTCAGGAGGTCGCATTGCAACCACTCACAGAGGAGAAAGTCCACACGCTGGTCGAAGGATACCTCAATCTGGTCCGAGAGAACGGATCCGAAGGAATTGAACCGTTCACCGAAGAAGGACTGCAGGTCGTCCTCCAGCGATCACAGGGGAACATTCGGCAGATCCTCAGCATCTGTAGTCGAGTGCTGGACGACGCCGTCGACGATCATCACAGTGGCCAAATTGGAGAAGAACTCGTTATCGGCACGCTGGAGGAGATGTAG
- a CDS encoding tRNA-guanine transglycosylase: MLFRQQALETPHGDLQTPVLFPVSNIGKRSSDNTPEYTESVPDLSTAMVNARAIRNRDPQWERFEDGTPLREEMGVSEDTVVFADSGGFDFQDETVDTTPAKTLETQQQIDADIYGTVDVPLSRDNRQAENQRRISESIDLALEASRRHNGDEVLLGSVHGYDPETVRNSIQHLEREGDFDGYAIGSLVPIRTDYEKVTKIILAARRATDKHLHVYGLGGLTYQPLLLYLGVDSFDSSAFIRSAGNRNYLIPGFGGEPLKNVEELSHLPCACPVCSTRTFKAVRNDRDLLVQHNVWALALELRRFRYMAAADEDLEAYLDLRFAGNEVTKRAYRLAKQQVRRLT; the protein is encoded by the coding sequence ATGTTATTCAGACAACAAGCCCTTGAAACTCCGCACGGGGACTTACAGACTCCCGTGTTATTCCCGGTGAGCAACATCGGGAAACGGTCAAGCGACAACACTCCAGAATACACGGAAAGCGTCCCCGACCTCTCGACAGCGATGGTCAATGCCAGGGCCATCAGAAACCGGGATCCCCAGTGGGAACGCTTTGAGGACGGGACGCCACTCCGCGAGGAGATGGGCGTCTCAGAAGACACGGTCGTCTTCGCCGACAGTGGGGGATTCGACTTTCAGGACGAGACAGTCGACACCACCCCAGCAAAAACGCTCGAGACCCAGCAACAGATCGATGCGGACATCTATGGAACGGTCGACGTCCCTCTCTCCAGAGACAACCGGCAGGCGGAGAATCAACGCCGCATCAGCGAGAGCATCGATCTTGCCCTCGAAGCGAGTCGCCGACACAACGGCGATGAGGTCCTTCTCGGGAGCGTGCACGGGTACGACCCGGAGACGGTGCGGAATTCAATTCAGCACCTCGAACGGGAGGGTGACTTCGACGGGTATGCCATCGGGAGTCTCGTCCCAATCCGAACGGACTACGAAAAGGTAACGAAAATTATACTAGCGGCCCGACGAGCGACTGACAAACATCTCCACGTCTACGGGCTGGGTGGGCTGACGTATCAACCGCTCCTGCTCTACCTGGGTGTGGATAGCTTCGACTCGTCGGCCTTCATCCGGAGCGCCGGGAACCGGAACTACCTGATCCCCGGTTTCGGCGGGGAACCGCTGAAGAACGTCGAGGAGTTGTCGCACCTGCCGTGTGCCTGCCCGGTGTGTAGCACCCGGACGTTCAAGGCGGTGCGAAACGACCGCGACCTCCTCGTCCAGCACAATGTCTGGGCGCTCGCGCTCGAGCTCCGTCGGTTCCGATACATGGCAGCTGCCGACGAAGATCTGGAAGCGTATCTGGACCTCCGATTCGCGGGGAACGAAGTAACGAAACGGGCCTACCGGCTCGCGAAACAGCAGGTCCGGAGGTTAACATGA
- a CDS encoding winged helix-turn-helix transcriptional regulator, producing the protein MVSEGLREVLGRKRTLEILELLRRDTELNYSEIETEIPSSSDTIVDSLELLQAHDLVERQQRHKRDVRYTLTDQGEEFLQLIDTLDHLLDDSGGNDC; encoded by the coding sequence ATGGTTTCCGAGGGGCTACGTGAGGTTCTCGGGCGCAAACGGACACTCGAGATTCTTGAACTGCTTCGGAGAGATACTGAACTCAATTATTCTGAGATCGAGACTGAGATTCCCTCATCTAGCGATACGATTGTGGACTCTCTCGAACTACTCCAGGCACATGACTTGGTCGAACGACAACAGCGACACAAACGCGATGTCCGGTATACACTCACGGATCAAGGCGAGGAGTTTCTCCAGCTGATCGATACGCTGGATCACTTACTCGATGATAGTGGAGGCAATGATTGCTAA
- a CDS encoding restriction endonuclease — MTDLDPIQFEKFVAELWARRGWETEVTSGSNDRGIDVIAEKHFPYEEKVLIQAKKYAQGNRVSGPEIQKYASLKQRDGVDEVIIVTTSEFTAQAIELSQEYNIKLINGKTVLNMIIEGSAEDLLQQYTSLLSKCPSCNGDIKDEHSYCESCGEYLTPYRTPDIVAQNKRETRIEIEKDDEPSDPDEVILKTRGRKFAAENGDTVGRKLREILISSGESRNRALRVHREHIGFVNENREFYIVAIGTNPTRLNEQELDQGEKAEINPGDTIELSGVISINVEGFR; from the coding sequence TTGACCGATCTGGACCCAATTCAGTTCGAAAAATTCGTAGCTGAATTGTGGGCCCGTAGAGGATGGGAGACAGAAGTTACCTCTGGTTCTAACGATAGAGGCATTGATGTAATCGCTGAAAAGCATTTCCCATATGAGGAGAAAGTACTTATCCAAGCCAAGAAATACGCTCAGGGGAATCGCGTATCGGGTCCTGAAATACAGAAGTATGCCTCTCTCAAACAGAGGGACGGTGTCGATGAAGTAATTATTGTAACTACAAGTGAGTTCACTGCGCAGGCAATAGAACTGAGTCAGGAGTATAATATTAAGCTGATCAATGGAAAAACGGTACTAAACATGATTATTGAGGGCTCTGCAGAGGATCTCTTGCAACAATATACTTCCCTCTTGTCAAAGTGCCCCTCCTGTAATGGCGACATCAAAGACGAACACAGCTATTGCGAAAGTTGTGGTGAATACTTGACTCCCTATAGAACGCCAGATATTGTGGCACAAAATAAGCGAGAGACACGGATAGAGATTGAGAAGGATGATGAGCCATCTGATCCTGATGAAGTTATACTAAAAACGAGAGGAAGGAAATTCGCGGCAGAAAACGGGGATACTGTTGGCCGGAAATTGAGAGAGATTCTTATCAGTAGTGGAGAATCCAGAAATCGTGCACTTCGTGTTCATCGTGAACACATTGGATTTGTTAATGAAAATAGAGAGTTCTACATTGTCGCAATAGGTACGAATCCCACCCGATTGAATGAACAGGAACTTGATCAAGGTGAGAAAGCAGAAATTAATCCAGGTGATACGATTGAGCTCTCAGGTGTCATAAGTATTAATGTCGAAGGTTTTAGATGA